The window AGAAGTGAAATGTATTTTAATGTTGTGCTTTTGCCTGAGCCGGGATCTCCAAGTATTACAAGATAAGGATTTTCACGCACCAATTGGTGTAGAAGAATACGTTTTTGTTTTTCAATTTGAATACGCGCCAACCCCTCTATATCCTCCATTTTTTCAAATTCTTGTAACTTTTGGATTGCGTTTTCTTCAGTGTCTAACATGCCGGAAAGAGGTACAAAAATGTTACGTAATGGTAGTTTTACAATATTTTTTATCTGGGCTATGCCCCGAAAGTCTATTTCACCAAAACGATTCAGAAGATGATTCAGGTAAATGTTCCGCAGGGTGTTAATATTTGGAGGCGGGGGAGCAAGGGCGGCTACTAAAACTTCTAAATGCTTAACGATTTGTGAAGTGTCGCTGGAAAGATTAAATGTTGCAGACGAAATCTCTCGCAAGCGTTGATAACTGAGTAATTCTCGCCAATCTTGGCTGCTTTGCGCAAGTTCCATTTCGAGATGACGAAAAAACTCAGAAAAATCCTCATCTGCTTGTTGCCAACGATAGTCTGAGCTCGGTAAAGTACAGTTCTGGGCAAATCTGTCAAGTAACTCAGGTAGATGGTTGCGACTCCAATAGTTCCGGAACAGATAAGCACTCGCTGCCTCTGTAAAAAGCTCATGAGCTTCGGGAGAAGTGTAATGTTGGCCGATACAATTCAGAAACTGAAATAGTCGAACATGTGCGTCATATTCCTTTTCAAGACGCGACATGGTAACGGATAAGGCTTGGTTAAAATCTTCTTGCAATTGGCCTTTTGAAGTCCGCAATTTCTGCAAAAGTTTTTTGGTTGCATTGGTGAGCGCCGCAGTCGTAACACTGCCCAGCAACTCAAAGACGGCCTCGATGACAATAGTACTGAGTATAGAAGGAACCATCGTCTACCTTGATCGTTGATCAATATAACCTAACTTCACTCACTCAGCCGATAATTCTTCACACCCCACACAATGAGTTGCACCGTCACCTTCATAATACTCGCCACCGGCACGGCCAGCAGCATGCCCCACATGCCCAGCAAGCTGCCGCCGATCAATATGACGACGATAATGGCGAGCGGATGCAGCTCCACGCTGCGCGTCGTGACATATGGCGATATGAAAATATTCTCGATCAATTGAATCGCCGCGAACGCGATAACAATGGCCAGCACGAGATTGAATGAGCCAGTGTGAATCAGCGCGATGGCAATCGCCGGCACGGCGCCTACGATCGGGCCGAAATACGGAATGATGTTCGCAATGCCCGCGAGTATGCCGATGAAGAAAAAATACGGCACTTGCAAGAGATAGAGCGCGAGAATCGACAGCGCCGCAACCGCGGCAGCCACCACCATCTGGCCTTGCAAATAGCGGCTTAGTTGTTCGGTCATTTTATGGAGGATGAGCAGCGCCATCTCGAAGTAACGATTGGGAACGCCGGCGATCAATACTTTCTTGAGGCGGCGACCGTCTTTAAGCAGAAAGAAAACCATGAAAGCCACCAACACGGCGTTGGGCGCGGCAGAGAACAGGCCGAGCATAAAATCGAATGCATTCTGCATGAAATGGGTGAGCATGCCTTGCAATTGCAGACCCAGCTTCTCGTCGATGGCCGGGATGCGCAACAACGGAATCTTGTCCGCAAGATCGGTTTTAAGGCGGTCGATGATTTCCACCGAGGCTTGCGCATCCGTGGCCGCGCCGAGCGACGCAATTTCCTGAGAAATCACCGGCGCCAGAATGCGCACCAGAATGACGCTGAGTAAAATCAACAAAACGAAAACAGAGAGGATGCCGGTCAGGCGGGGCACATCGCGATTCTCAAGAAACGTGACGAGGGGATCCAGCACAGCCGTGAGCAGCAACGCTGTGGCCAGCATGGACAGGACGGGCGTCACGCGCGGCAACAGCCAGATCAAACCGGCAAAAAAAGCCAGCGCCACACCCCAATGAAAAATGCGGCGCAACAGCTTGCGATCCACCACCAGCACCATCTTGGTGTCGACCGGCGGCAGACCGGATAACACTGGCGCAGTTTTGGGAGGTTGCGGCCGCTGCGGCCGGAAGATCGGCTCCCGCGCGATTTTTGCAGCATCTTTCGCCGGCGTCATACGATTACATCCGACCGGTCAAGCTGAGCGCGCAGATTTTGGATTTCGGAATTGGTTTGCTTCAGTCGTTCGCCGATGATGAGCGCCAATTGGAAGAGGAATTTGTTTCCGAGGCGCGGCTTGCGTTCGAGCAGGCCGAACAAATCCGGGCGAAACAAACCGATGATTTGCGAGGGCGCTTCGGCAATCGCGGAGGCGGAACGCGGGCTTTCGTCGAGCAGGGCAAGTTCGCCAAAAAATTCGCCGTCGTGCAACACCACCAACGTTTCACGCACCTCGTTGCGGCTGTGCTTGCAAATCGTCACCGCGCCGCGTTGAATGATGTACATGCCCACGCCCGGCTCGCCCTCCCAGAAAATCGTTTCGCCGGCCTTGAATTGGCGTTGATGAATAAGCTTTTCGAATTCGCGCAGCTCGCCGTCGGTCATGTTGGCGAATAACGGCACTTGCCGCAGCGTGCTCAGAATATCTTCTTCGGAATTGTTTTTGCGTTTGAAGATGTTGCCCCACAGCGAGTTTTTCATGCTGGGGCGAGGCGCACCATTTTCACGATTCATCGGCTTCACAACGTTCCACGTATCGGTAAGAGAGGTGAATTTATGTCAAAATTGTTACAACACCTATTGCTGCTGCAATTTCGGAAAGCAATATAGATAAGCCGCCTGCTTGAGTCAAGATGTTTATCGCCTCCCGTGCGATCGCGCGAACATATCATCGTAAGTTTGCCGAAATGATGCGGAAACGCGCATAGCCGCTATCTGGCAAATGATGAAAGAGGTTCAATTGATTCGAGGGAAAAATGGAGAGCAACCTCGGCTTCGGAGATCTGTTGCAAAACTTCAACGTCACCGGCGCTAATCATTCATCATATAAATGCCTACACCGATTTTCAGACAAGCTGAAAATCGAGGTGTTTCGAGCAGCTTTGAAAACTTCGTCCACAGAACTGGAACTGCCACAGAAAGAAAAAGCCTTTTCAGTGGGATTTCATTTCAGTGGGCGAAACACTTTCAGAATTTTATTCTAACCTTGAAGAGCTAATTGGCGTAGCCCCGCAATCTCCCGTGAAATCCTTCCCTATCTGCTTGTCGCCTCGAGTGAAGCTTGAGCAGCAGCCCCCGGCGTGTTTTGCCCAAAATGCGCGGCAAGAAAATCTAGAACTTCTTTTTCATACAGTGCCTGATCAGTACGAAAAGCAGCGCCGTGACGCGCGCCGGCGACCTGTACAAATTTTTTGCGTGTGCTTTTGGCGTGATCGTAAAGCTGTTGCTGTATCGCCAGCGGCATGCGCTCGTCCTTGTCGCCCGCGATAAACAGCAGCGGCCGGTCGCCGATCTTATCGAGCGCGATCAGCATGTCAAAATCTTCGTTATCAAAACCCACCAGCATGCGCGTGAAGAGGATGATTTCATCCGCCAGTGGAAAACGCGGCAAACCGAAAAACAGCTTGGCATGATGCGCGATAGTATTTTCAAACGAAAGGAAACAGCTATCGAGAATCAACCCGGCAATCTCCGGTGATTCTGCCGCGGCGAGCATGCTGGCAGCCGTGCCCATGGAAACGGCAAACGCAACAATCGGCTTTTTGATCTGCAGGCTATCGCGCACGAAATTGATGGCAGCCAAAACGTCAAGGCGTTCGAGATAACCCATGCTGCACAGCTCGCCGCCGCTGTCGCCATGCCGCCGAAAATCCAGCACCAGGCCGGCATAGCCGAGCTTGCGAAAATGGCAGGCGCGCTCGACCATCTCAAGCTTTGAACGAAACAAACCGTGACAATAAATCAGAACAGCGGAAGAAGAATCTGCCGGCAACCACCAGCCGCTGAGCGGGGTGCCGTCGCTTGCCGTGAATTTGACGGTTTGATAGGCAACCCCAAAATCTTCCGGCGTGGCCACGACTTCATATTTGAGCGGGCGCGATTTTGCGTGGGTGAGCAACCACGAAAGCCCAAAGGGAATGACAAAGAAGATCACTACGATAATCAGAATTCCCAGGGTCATGAGTATGCGCCGCAGCCAAATGCGCCAGCGAGGCGCCGTTTTTTGAAGGGAAGATTGGGAGTTTGTCATCGCCAAAATTCTACGTTGGTTTGCTTGAGAATTTACATTCAGGTTTTATAATGCTCAGTCACGCCTTGTTTATGGCGGAATCATGCGCGATTCGTGATGTTGGCCATCGCTCGACAGCCTTGTTTATTGCTGAACGCCGCGAA is drawn from Cytophagia bacterium CHB2 and contains these coding sequences:
- a CDS encoding AI-2E family transporter, with the protein product MTPAKDAAKIAREPIFRPQRPQPPKTAPVLSGLPPVDTKMVLVVDRKLLRRIFHWGVALAFFAGLIWLLPRVTPVLSMLATALLLTAVLDPLVTFLENRDVPRLTGILSVFVLLILLSVILVRILAPVISQEIASLGAATDAQASVEIIDRLKTDLADKIPLLRIPAIDEKLGLQLQGMLTHFMQNAFDFMLGLFSAAPNAVLVAFMVFFLLKDGRRLKKVLIAGVPNRYFEMALLILHKMTEQLSRYLQGQMVVAAAVAALSILALYLLQVPYFFFIGILAGIANIIPYFGPIVGAVPAIAIALIHTGSFNLVLAIVIAFAAIQLIENIFISPYVTTRSVELHPLAIIVVILIGGSLLGMWGMLLAVPVASIMKVTVQLIVWGVKNYRLSE
- a CDS encoding cyclic nucleotide-binding domain-containing protein, encoding MKPMNRENGAPRPSMKNSLWGNIFKRKNNSEEDILSTLRQVPLFANMTDGELREFEKLIHQRQFKAGETIFWEGEPGVGMYIIQRGAVTICKHSRNEVRETLVVLHDGEFFGELALLDESPRSASAIAEAPSQIIGLFRPDLFGLLERKPRLGNKFLFQLALIIGERLKQTNSEIQNLRAQLDRSDVIV
- a CDS encoding alpha/beta hydrolase; translated protein: MTNSQSSLQKTAPRWRIWLRRILMTLGILIIVVIFFVIPFGLSWLLTHAKSRPLKYEVVATPEDFGVAYQTVKFTASDGTPLSGWWLPADSSSAVLIYCHGLFRSKLEMVERACHFRKLGYAGLVLDFRRHGDSGGELCSMGYLERLDVLAAINFVRDSLQIKKPIVAFAVSMGTAASMLAAAESPEIAGLILDSCFLSFENTIAHHAKLFFGLPRFPLADEIILFTRMLVGFDNEDFDMLIALDKIGDRPLLFIAGDKDERMPLAIQQQLYDHAKSTRKKFVQVAGARHGAAFRTDQALYEKEVLDFLAAHFGQNTPGAAAQASLEATSR